The Pseudanabaena galeata CCNP1313 genome includes a region encoding these proteins:
- a CDS encoding phosphodiester glycosidase family protein — MKITSRKTLISFLAAVSCQILIADSAPSATIPDSGNVIQLNGQPWSGRWIRRVEQGQQSFYVQEDWLTGGLGVQMLDSDKADRQRLRWFSSPTFSRVAFDNTGRFRYLDLAPFAEQWRTEIAGNSLNIYTPDATMQAVRRSKQPWGDRLVIDLNRRTPWRVNQQGNVITVIVSAEVAADLPIGTNAITGNLVKSVNVQPQGKLTQIQIQTNAPINPAIEMLSSPTPKIVIDLRRDYVPPSLTVQWAEGLRRIERVVEIPNKPKNDKDPKTIKFAVTALEVDLKSPQLKLRAIWSNPDGSPNGILGLMPLPQMVQQAQAVGAINGGFFNRIRKLPVGAIREGNRWLAGTALVRGAIAWNEKGETLIDRLNFKEEISTASQITIALTNLNSGYVQRGIARYTPNWGSVYSPLTENELLIVVRGDRVVAQYQGGAVGVGQITIPNDGYVLVARQTPEAAKQLPVGMTVRGRQAFIPDKFANFPNLIGAGPLLLKNGSLSLDGKLEQFQAGFDTQAANRSAIATTKEKGKLILATVQAAPEGVAPNLLQTAEVLKKMGAVDALNLDGGSSSSLFLGGEILNRPITAIAPVHNAIAIFITPPPAKPQF, encoded by the coding sequence ATGAAAATAACATCCCGTAAAACGCTAATTTCCTTTCTTGCTGCCGTTAGCTGTCAAATCCTGATTGCTGACAGCGCACCTTCAGCAACCATACCTGATAGTGGAAATGTAATTCAATTAAATGGACAGCCTTGGTCAGGACGTTGGATTAGAAGAGTGGAGCAAGGGCAACAAAGCTTCTATGTGCAGGAAGATTGGCTAACAGGTGGCTTAGGTGTGCAGATGCTGGATTCGGACAAAGCCGATCGCCAAAGATTGCGATGGTTTTCGAGTCCTACATTTTCGCGAGTTGCCTTTGATAATACAGGTCGATTTCGCTATCTCGATCTTGCGCCTTTCGCTGAGCAATGGCGGACAGAAATAGCAGGAAATTCCCTGAATATTTACACCCCCGATGCGACCATGCAAGCTGTGCGGCGAAGTAAACAGCCTTGGGGCGATCGCCTTGTGATCGATTTGAATCGGCGGACTCCTTGGCGCGTTAATCAGCAGGGCAATGTGATTACGGTAATTGTATCGGCTGAGGTAGCTGCGGATTTACCCATTGGCACAAATGCGATCACAGGTAATTTAGTCAAGTCGGTTAATGTGCAGCCACAGGGCAAATTAACCCAGATTCAGATTCAAACGAATGCGCCGATTAATCCTGCGATCGAGATGCTTAGTAGTCCGACACCTAAGATTGTGATCGATTTACGACGTGATTATGTACCACCAAGTTTAACTGTGCAATGGGCGGAAGGATTGCGAAGAATTGAACGAGTGGTGGAAATTCCCAACAAACCAAAGAATGATAAAGATCCGAAAACAATTAAGTTTGCGGTAACGGCTCTAGAAGTTGATTTGAAATCTCCACAATTAAAATTACGCGCTATCTGGAGTAATCCCGATGGCTCTCCTAACGGAATCTTAGGTTTGATGCCTCTGCCGCAAATGGTGCAACAGGCGCAAGCGGTAGGGGCGATTAATGGCGGATTTTTTAATCGGATTCGGAAGTTACCCGTTGGCGCAATTCGGGAAGGAAATCGTTGGTTAGCAGGAACGGCGCTAGTAAGAGGAGCGATCGCTTGGAATGAGAAGGGTGAAACGCTGATTGATCGCCTAAATTTCAAAGAGGAAATCAGTACCGCCAGTCAAATCACGATTGCGCTGACTAATCTCAATAGTGGCTATGTTCAGAGAGGAATTGCTCGTTATACACCTAATTGGGGAAGTGTATATTCACCACTTACCGAAAATGAACTTTTAATTGTAGTTCGAGGCGATCGCGTCGTGGCTCAATATCAAGGCGGTGCAGTGGGTGTGGGGCAAATCACCATTCCTAACGACGGCTATGTTTTAGTAGCGAGACAAACGCCTGAAGCGGCTAAACAATTACCTGTTGGTATGACTGTCCGTGGTCGTCAGGCTTTCATTCCTGATAAGTTTGCGAATTTCCCTAACTTAATTGGTGCTGGCCCCTTACTACTTAAAAATGGAAGTCTATCCTTAGATGGAAAATTAGAACAATTTCAAGCAGGATTTGATACTCAAGCGGCTAATCGTAGTGCGATCGCTACTACAAAAGAGAAAGGTAAACTAATCCTTGCCACTGTTCAAGCTGCACCTGAAGGCGTTGCTCCTAATCTCTTGCAAACTGCGGAAGTTCTCAAAAAGATGGGAGCAGTTGATGCGCTTAATCTTGATGGTGGTAGTTCTTCGAGCTTATTTTTAGGTGGGGAAATTCTCAATCGTCCAATAACAGCAATTGCTCCTGTACATAATGCGATCGCCATTTTCATTACTCCACCACCAGCTAAACCGCAATTCTAA
- a CDS encoding NADP(H)-dependent aldo-keto reductase, whose product MEYRRLGTSELLVSEICLGTMTYGQQNTIAEAHEQLDYAISQGINFIDTAEMYPVPPNSETQGRTEKYIGEWLSQPHIKQQRDKLIIATKIIGSGRNYKWLRDDSSAALSRKNILQAVDNSLKRLQTDYIDLYQIHWPDRNVPMFGQVDFDPEQEREMVSIVEQLETFAKLIQAGKIRCLGVSNETAWGICEFSHAAKRLGLPRIVSIQNAYSLLNRTFDSHLAEACYREEVSLLAYSPLAFGHLSGKYVQGTAENTRISLFPTFGQRYQKVNVNEATEKYVAIAQKYNLSSTQLALAFVRSRWFVASTIIGATKMAQLKENIDSANIQLDAEILVEIDNVHSRYFNPVS is encoded by the coding sequence ATGGAATATAGAAGACTAGGTACAAGTGAACTCTTGGTGTCCGAAATTTGCCTAGGAACAATGACCTATGGACAACAAAACACGATCGCCGAAGCCCATGAACAACTAGACTATGCGATCTCTCAAGGGATCAATTTTATTGATACTGCCGAGATGTATCCTGTACCACCCAACTCTGAAACCCAAGGCAGAACTGAGAAATATATTGGTGAATGGCTATCACAACCACACATTAAGCAGCAGCGCGATAAATTAATTATTGCTACCAAAATTATTGGTTCGGGTCGTAATTACAAATGGCTGCGAGATGATTCAAGTGCTGCTCTAAGTCGTAAAAATATTTTACAAGCTGTAGATAATAGCTTGAAACGCTTACAAACTGACTACATCGATCTCTATCAAATTCACTGGCCTGATCGTAATGTACCAATGTTTGGACAGGTGGACTTTGATCCTGAGCAAGAGCGAGAGATGGTCAGTATTGTAGAGCAACTAGAAACCTTTGCTAAATTAATTCAGGCAGGTAAAATTCGCTGCTTGGGGGTCAGTAATGAAACTGCATGGGGCATCTGTGAATTTAGTCATGCAGCGAAGAGATTAGGTTTACCAAGAATTGTATCGATTCAAAATGCTTATAGTTTGCTTAACCGCACTTTTGATAGCCACCTTGCGGAGGCCTGTTATCGAGAAGAAGTAAGTTTGCTTGCCTATAGTCCACTAGCCTTTGGACATTTGTCTGGTAAATATGTTCAAGGTACAGCAGAAAATACACGTATATCTCTATTCCCGACCTTTGGACAGCGCTATCAAAAAGTTAATGTCAATGAAGCCACAGAAAAGTACGTGGCGATCGCTCAAAAATATAATCTATCATCGACGCAATTAGCTTTAGCTTTTGTGAGAAGTCGTTGGTTTGTGGCAAGTACAATTATTGGTGCGACGAAGATGGCCCAGCTTAAGGAAAATATTGACAGTGCTAATATTCAATTAGATGCGGAGATTTTGGTGGAAATTGACAACGTTCACTCTCGCTACTTTAATCCAGTATCTTAG
- a CDS encoding Uma2 family endonuclease: MVGQLSKTEIIYPESDGKPMADNTKQFRWILTIQQNIDWLYANDPQVFVAGDLLWYPVEGQTQIAAAPDTMVVFGRPKGDRGSYKQWEEANIAPQVVFEILSPSNKSVEMAKKLLFYDRYNVEEYYIYNPTNDNLEIWARNRNGLDSISESHNWVSPRLGIRFDLSGEELQIYRPDGTKFYSYIEINRMLEQESLRAEHESVRAEQEYQRAEQASQQLKEMEAMLKQYRDRFGELPQ, from the coding sequence ATGGTCGGTCAACTGAGCAAAACTGAAATTATTTATCCCGAAAGTGACGGGAAACCGATGGCAGATAATACCAAGCAGTTTCGATGGATTTTGACAATTCAGCAAAATATTGACTGGCTATACGCTAACGATCCTCAAGTATTTGTTGCTGGCGACTTGTTGTGGTATCCCGTTGAAGGACAAACTCAAATTGCGGCGGCTCCTGACACGATGGTGGTTTTTGGTCGTCCAAAGGGTGATCGCGGCTCTTATAAGCAATGGGAAGAAGCAAATATTGCGCCTCAAGTTGTCTTTGAGATTCTTTCGCCTAGTAATAAATCTGTAGAGATGGCAAAAAAGCTGCTTTTTTACGATCGCTATAATGTCGAAGAGTACTACATCTATAACCCTACGAATGACAATCTAGAAATCTGGGCTAGAAATCGTAATGGTTTGGATAGTATTTCTGAATCTCATAATTGGGTCAGTCCTAGGTTGGGGATTCGTTTCGATCTTTCTGGTGAAGAACTTCAAATTTATCGTCCTGATGGCACTAAGTTCTATTCTTATATCGAAATCAATAGAATGTTGGAGCAGGAAAGCTTAAGAGCAGAGCATGAATCTGTACGCGCCGAACAAGAGTACCAGCGTGCCGAACAAGCTTCACAACAACTTAAAGAGATGGAGGCAATGCTAAAACAATATCGCGATCGCTTTGGCGAATTGCCTCAGTAA
- a CDS encoding Uma2 family endonuclease produces MVSQLSQKQLAQPEITYPESDGKPMADNTKQFRWILTIQQNIDWLYANDPQVFVAGDLLWYPVEGQTQIAAAPDTMVVFGRPKGDRGSYKQWEEANIAPQVVFEILSPSNKSVEMAKKLIFYDRYGVEEYYIYNPTNNNLEVLIRNAGSLDTIPESHDWVSPRLGIRFNLTDELQIYRPDGTKFYSYIEINTMLEEECLRANKERLRAEQEFLRAEQEHQRAEQTAVKLDEMEAMLQKYRDRFGELLE; encoded by the coding sequence ATGGTCAGCCAACTGAGCCAAAAACAACTAGCCCAACCCGAAATTACCTATCCCGAAAGTGACGGGAAACCGATGGCAGATAATACCAAGCAGTTTCGATGGATTTTGACAATTCAGCAAAATATTGACTGGCTATACGCTAACGATCCTCAAGTATTTGTTGCTGGCGACTTGTTGTGGTATCCCGTTGAAGGACAAACTCAAATTGCGGCGGCTCCTGACACGATGGTGGTTTTTGGTCGTCCAAAGGGTGATCGCGGCTCTTATAAGCAATGGGAAGAAGCAAATATTGCGCCTCAAGTTGTCTTTGAGATTCTTTCGCCTAGTAATAAATCTGTAGAGATGGCAAAAAAGCTGATTTTTTATGATCGCTATGGCGTTGAGGAATATTACATTTACAATCCTACCAACAACAATCTTGAGGTTTTGATTAGGAATGCAGGGAGTTTGGATACCATTCCCGAATCCCATGATTGGGTCAGCCCTCGATTGGGTATTCGCTTTAATCTCACTGATGAGTTGCAAATCTATCGTCCTGATGGAACTAAGTTTTATTCTTATATCGAAATTAATACCATGCTGGAGGAGGAATGCTTACGCGCAAATAAGGAGCGTCTGCGGGCTGAGCAAGAGTTCTTACGGGCTGAGCAAGAACATCAACGTGCGGAGCAAACAGCAGTAAAGCTTGATGAGATGGAGGCAATGCTGCAAAAATATCGTGATCGCTTCGGTGAACTGCTTGAATGA
- a CDS encoding DNA cytosine methyltransferase, whose amino-acid sequence MGNQRPIAVDLFAGVGGMTLGFEQAGFDVLASVEIDPIHSATHEYNFPMWAAICASVTEISGDDIRQRSKIGDREVDVVFGGPPCQGFSMMGKRAFDDPRNQLVSHFMRLVKELNANYFVMENVKGLTLGNHRQFLDEVIDNFKANGYEILSPYKVLDASHFGVPQHRERLFLIGCRQGLPLPNYPSPITKPAKAKRIAKELANLPDSPTVKDAIADLPDISQYPELMKQDNLQVEFGQFSEYVKLINNLGKSHFSYKREYDKKLLTSSLMSKHQATSIKRFSDTVQGEVEIISRFYKLALDGISNTLRAGTSSNRGAFTAPRPIHPITPRCITVREAARLHSYPDWFCFHRTIWHGFRQVGNSVPPMLAKAVASQIIKTMNVSPTLSEKILSMGERPLLEFNMTKASQYYKVSPYTIEQRTKKMFIKN is encoded by the coding sequence ATGGGAAATCAACGACCGATCGCTGTAGATTTATTTGCGGGTGTGGGTGGTATGACGCTTGGTTTTGAGCAAGCGGGATTTGATGTACTAGCTTCTGTGGAGATCGATCCCATTCATAGCGCCACCCATGAATATAATTTCCCAATGTGGGCTGCTATCTGCGCCAGTGTTACGGAGATATCAGGTGATGATATTCGGCAAAGATCAAAAATAGGCGATCGCGAGGTTGATGTAGTTTTTGGGGGACCACCTTGCCAAGGTTTTTCGATGATGGGGAAACGCGCCTTTGACGATCCGCGCAATCAATTGGTTTCACATTTTATGCGTCTAGTTAAAGAACTCAACGCTAATTACTTTGTAATGGAAAATGTTAAAGGTCTGACTTTAGGCAATCATCGACAGTTTCTAGATGAAGTGATTGATAACTTCAAAGCAAATGGTTATGAGATTCTCAGTCCTTACAAAGTACTTGATGCTTCTCATTTTGGAGTACCTCAACATCGTGAAAGATTATTTCTGATCGGTTGTCGTCAAGGTTTACCGCTTCCGAATTATCCATCACCAATTACCAAACCAGCTAAAGCAAAACGCATTGCTAAAGAGCTTGCGAATTTGCCTGATAGTCCGACGGTAAAAGATGCGATCGCAGACTTACCCGATATTTCTCAATATCCTGAGTTAATGAAACAGGATAATTTACAAGTAGAATTTGGGCAGTTCAGTGAATATGTAAAGCTAATCAATAATTTAGGCAAATCACACTTTAGTTATAAAAGAGAATATGACAAAAAATTATTAACTTCTAGCCTGATGTCAAAACATCAGGCTACATCAATAAAGCGTTTTAGTGATACAGTTCAGGGAGAAGTAGAAATCATTAGTAGATTTTACAAGCTAGCTTTAGATGGAATTAGTAATACACTAAGAGCGGGGACATCCAGCAATCGTGGTGCTTTTACGGCTCCTCGTCCCATACATCCGATTACTCCAAGATGTATAACTGTCCGAGAAGCGGCTAGATTACATAGCTACCCAGATTGGTTTTGCTTTCATAGGACAATTTGGCATGGTTTTAGACAAGTTGGCAATTCAGTACCACCGATGTTAGCTAAAGCTGTCGCTTCCCAAATCATTAAAACAATGAATGTTTCACCCACTTTAAGTGAGAAAATACTTTCTATGGGAGAGAGACCATTATTAGAATTCAATATGACAAAAGCATCTCAGTACTACAAGGTTAGTCCTTACACAATTGAGCAACGAACTAAAAAAATGTTCATAAAGAATTAA
- a CDS encoding M1 family metallopeptidase translates to MTRKSWDSYLELASELGFWDGDSDKSKKHKSFHLPGAKPHYNPDRPGQVEHIALDLVLDIPQQAIAGTCKIRLRPVRDGINDLNLDAVSLRIDHVAITEQIEAKPDPDKTKCKFDYDGEFLKIYLNQPTKAGVPIEIAIAYAAEQPQRGIYFVQPTEHQPDKPTQVWTQGEDEDSRYWFPCFDYPGQLATSEIRIKVPKDLMVISNGELIDVKEQKKEKIYHWSQKEVHPSYLMTLAIGDFIEVKDEWKGKPVTYYVDKSRTAEEAILTMGKTPQMIEFFSEKYGYDYAFPKYAQVCVADFIFGGMENTSTTLLTDRCVLDSRAALDNRSSESLVAHELAHQWFGDLLVIKHWSHAWVKEGAATYAEVLWTDHEYGDEEAAYYLLGEARRYISEDKDRYRRPMVTHVYREAIELYDRHIYEKGGCVYHMLRTELGDDLFWKAIHHFVRTNAHKTVETIDLLRAIEEATGKNCMFLFDQYVFRGGHPEYKIGYSWDGDNNLAKVTVTQTQDELFDLKIPIGFGFEEVASNQAFTVRVFEKEQSFYFPLKQKPKYISFDRGNNYLKQVSLEYGVAELKAGLQSDPDPIARIQCAEALAKKGGLEAVKALGQALIDEKFWGVRVEIAENLAAIKLDQAFEALAKGLEDPDAKVRMAVINGLAQNKVQKSLDLIKPFIKKGDPSYNVEATAARLTGDLAAALSSEREPSKVVKLLQTVLKERAGWNEVVRSGAIAGLSKLKDSDEALETVLKYTEPDVPQPLRLASIRALGAMGKSQSKPKTEKILNRLKVIAQETFFLTQMAVVGALGQVDSAAAIGVLRSLSDSTPDGRVRRVADEAVQRVQRAIGKDAGLKQLREELDQVRKDNQDLKSRLEAIEAKAKP, encoded by the coding sequence ATGACCCGCAAATCTTGGGATAGCTATTTAGAATTAGCCTCAGAATTAGGATTTTGGGATGGCGATAGTGACAAATCGAAAAAACACAAGTCTTTTCACCTACCAGGAGCCAAGCCACATTACAACCCCGATCGCCCAGGACAGGTGGAGCATATTGCCCTAGATTTGGTGCTTGATATTCCACAGCAAGCGATCGCGGGTACTTGTAAGATTCGTTTGCGACCTGTGCGTGATGGAATTAATGATTTGAATTTGGATGCAGTCAGTTTGCGGATTGATCATGTCGCCATTACTGAGCAAATAGAAGCGAAGCCCGATCCAGACAAGACTAAGTGCAAGTTTGATTATGATGGCGAATTTCTGAAGATTTATTTGAATCAGCCAACGAAGGCAGGTGTACCGATCGAAATTGCGATCGCCTATGCTGCTGAGCAACCTCAACGTGGTATTTACTTTGTCCAACCGACAGAACATCAACCTGATAAACCTACGCAAGTCTGGACACAGGGCGAAGATGAAGACTCGCGCTATTGGTTTCCTTGTTTTGATTATCCTGGACAACTGGCGACTTCAGAGATTCGGATTAAGGTTCCTAAGGACTTGATGGTGATTTCCAATGGAGAATTGATTGATGTCAAGGAACAAAAAAAAGAGAAGATTTATCATTGGTCACAGAAAGAAGTTCATCCTAGCTATCTGATGACTTTAGCGATCGGTGATTTTATCGAAGTAAAAGATGAATGGAAAGGGAAGCCTGTCACTTACTATGTCGATAAGTCCCGTACTGCCGAAGAAGCGATCCTGACGATGGGCAAAACGCCGCAGATGATCGAATTCTTCAGTGAGAAGTATGGCTATGACTATGCGTTTCCTAAATATGCACAGGTTTGTGTTGCTGACTTCATTTTTGGCGGCATGGAAAACACTTCCACGACACTATTAACTGATCGCTGTGTCTTAGATAGCAGAGCCGCACTGGATAATCGCTCTAGTGAAAGTTTAGTAGCTCATGAGTTGGCGCACCAATGGTTTGGAGATTTATTGGTAATTAAGCATTGGTCTCATGCTTGGGTCAAGGAAGGCGCAGCCACATACGCAGAAGTACTATGGACAGATCATGAATATGGAGACGAAGAAGCTGCTTATTACTTGCTGGGTGAAGCGCGTCGCTATATTTCTGAAGATAAGGATCGCTATCGTCGTCCGATGGTGACCCATGTTTATCGGGAAGCGATCGAGCTATACGATCGCCATATCTACGAGAAGGGCGGCTGTGTGTATCATATGCTTCGCACCGAGTTAGGCGACGATTTATTCTGGAAAGCAATTCATCATTTTGTGAGGACTAATGCTCATAAGACCGTTGAGACGATTGATCTGCTGAGAGCGATCGAGGAAGCGACGGGCAAAAACTGCATGTTCCTTTTTGATCAATATGTATTTCGTGGTGGACATCCAGAATATAAGATTGGCTATAGCTGGGATGGAGATAATAACTTGGCGAAGGTCACAGTTACGCAAACTCAAGATGAATTGTTTGATTTGAAGATTCCCATTGGCTTTGGCTTTGAAGAAGTAGCCTCGAATCAAGCTTTCACAGTGCGCGTATTTGAGAAGGAGCAATCTTTTTACTTCCCTTTAAAACAGAAGCCCAAATACATCAGTTTTGATCGCGGTAATAACTATCTCAAGCAAGTCAGTCTCGAATATGGTGTTGCTGAACTCAAAGCTGGCTTACAGTCTGATCCCGATCCGATCGCCAGAATTCAATGTGCCGAAGCCTTAGCTAAAAAAGGTGGCTTGGAAGCGGTAAAAGCGCTCGGACAAGCCCTTATCGATGAGAAATTCTGGGGTGTGCGTGTGGAGATTGCTGAAAATCTTGCGGCGATTAAACTTGATCAAGCTTTTGAGGCTTTGGCTAAGGGATTAGAAGATCCAGATGCCAAGGTGAGAATGGCAGTAATTAATGGTTTAGCCCAAAACAAGGTACAGAAGAGTTTGGATCTGATCAAACCTTTCATCAAAAAAGGCGATCCTAGCTACAATGTGGAAGCTACTGCCGCAAGACTGACAGGGGACTTGGCGGCAGCTTTAAGTTCAGAGCGAGAACCTTCTAAGGTAGTGAAGCTACTACAGACAGTTCTCAAAGAGAGAGCAGGTTGGAATGAAGTGGTGAGATCGGGCGCGATCGCGGGTTTGTCCAAACTCAAAGATTCCGATGAGGCTCTAGAAACAGTTCTCAAATATACGGAGCCTGATGTCCCACAGCCATTGCGTTTAGCTTCAATTCGAGCTTTAGGTGCAATGGGCAAATCCCAATCGAAACCAAAGACTGAGAAGATTCTCAATCGTCTAAAAGTAATTGCTCAAGAAACTTTCTTTTTAACCCAGATGGCTGTTGTCGGCGCTCTTGGGCAAGTCGATAGTGCAGCAGCCATCGGCGTATTGCGATCGCTCTCTGATTCTACGCCTGATGGAAGGGTGCGCCGTGTTGCCGATGAAGCCGTTCAACGAGTCCAGAGAGCGATCGGTAAGGATGCAGGATTGAAGCAACTACGTGAAGAGCTTGATCAAGTTCGCAAAGACAATCAGGATTTGAAGAGTCGTCTAGAAGCGATCGAGGCTAAAGCCAAACCATAA
- the metK gene encoding methionine adenosyltransferase, protein MASRFLFTSESVTEGHPDKICDQISDTILDTLLAQDPRSRVAAEVVVNTGLVLITGEITTKAHVNYVDIARKKIAEIGYTNADNGFSANSCAVMVALDEQSPDIAQGVNVALEARTGAEEDAALEAVGAGDQGIMFGFACDETPEFMPMPIAIAHRLARQLSVVRKNGTLAYLRPDGKTQVTVVYEGDKPVAIDTILISTQHDAAIDGISDEAKVQERIKADLWKHVVLPSFADTSVKPNDQTRYLVNPTGKFVIGGPQGDSGLTGRKIIVDTYGGYARHGGGAFSGKDPTKVDRSAAYAARHAAKNIVAAGLASKCELQISYAIGVARPTSMHIETFGTGKVDEETLLRLVKDNFDLRPAAIIKNFDLQNLPSDRKGRFYQDVAAYGHMGRNDLDLPWERLDKVEILKNNA, encoded by the coding sequence TTGGCTAGTCGCTTCTTATTTACATCTGAATCAGTTACGGAAGGTCACCCTGATAAAATTTGTGATCAAATTTCCGATACGATTCTCGATACCTTATTGGCTCAAGATCCGCGATCGCGTGTCGCAGCCGAGGTTGTAGTTAACACGGGTCTAGTCTTGATCACAGGGGAAATCACAACTAAAGCGCATGTCAACTACGTCGATATTGCTCGTAAAAAAATTGCAGAAATTGGTTATACCAATGCTGATAATGGCTTTTCGGCAAATAGCTGTGCGGTAATGGTCGCGCTTGACGAACAATCTCCAGACATTGCTCAAGGCGTAAACGTAGCACTTGAAGCCCGCACTGGTGCAGAAGAAGATGCCGCCCTCGAAGCAGTTGGCGCTGGTGATCAAGGGATTATGTTTGGATTTGCTTGCGACGAAACCCCTGAGTTTATGCCCATGCCGATCGCGATCGCTCACCGCTTAGCGCGTCAGTTATCAGTGGTTCGTAAAAATGGCACTTTGGCTTATTTGCGTCCCGATGGTAAAACTCAAGTCACCGTGGTTTATGAAGGTGACAAGCCTGTGGCGATCGATACGATCCTGATCTCGACTCAACATGATGCGGCGATCGATGGCATTAGTGATGAAGCCAAAGTCCAAGAAAGGATCAAAGCTGATCTCTGGAAACATGTAGTTTTGCCTAGCTTTGCCGATACTTCAGTTAAGCCCAATGACCAAACTCGCTATTTGGTTAACCCCACAGGTAAATTTGTAATTGGTGGACCACAAGGCGACTCGGGTCTGACGGGACGCAAAATTATTGTTGATACTTACGGCGGCTATGCACGTCATGGTGGCGGTGCTTTCTCAGGCAAAGATCCCACAAAAGTCGATCGCAGTGCCGCCTATGCAGCTCGTCATGCTGCTAAAAATATTGTGGCGGCTGGGCTTGCCAGTAAGTGCGAGTTACAAATCAGCTATGCGATCGGTGTGGCGCGTCCTACCAGTATGCACATCGAGACATTCGGCACAGGCAAGGTTGATGAGGAAACTCTACTACGCTTAGTCAAGGACAATTTTGATTTGCGCCCTGCGGCAATTATCAAGAATTTTGATTTGCAAAATTTACCAAGCGATCGCAAGGGGCGTTTCTATCAAGATGTGGCTGCCTATGGTCACATGGGACGCAATGATCTAGACCTCCCTTGGGAACGTCTAGACAAAGTAGAAATCCTGAAAAATAACGCTTAA
- a CDS encoding T3SS (YopN, CesT) and YbjN peptide-binding chaperone 1, with the protein MKFQTTAQEACYEKVVTWMQEIFGKCPCARQDIPGLGIFMGSALVEVLIFPWDEDDAIINTRSYVVVGAELKPDLMRYLLEENAKMIFGAFGISPDSEILFEHSIVGSTCDMKELESSVRAVMEIADEYDDKIVDRWGGKRALDRIHAGTLSSNGWSL; encoded by the coding sequence TTGAAATTTCAAACTACTGCTCAAGAAGCCTGTTATGAAAAAGTAGTAACGTGGATGCAAGAGATATTTGGCAAATGTCCTTGCGCTCGTCAAGATATACCAGGATTAGGCATATTTATGGGATCGGCACTAGTGGAGGTGCTAATTTTTCCTTGGGACGAAGATGATGCAATTATTAATACACGCTCTTATGTAGTAGTTGGAGCCGAGTTAAAGCCAGACTTAATGCGATATTTACTCGAAGAAAATGCCAAAATGATTTTTGGAGCCTTTGGGATATCGCCCGATAGTGAAATTCTTTTTGAGCATTCAATTGTTGGCTCGACTTGTGACATGAAAGAACTAGAGTCCTCAGTGAGAGCCGTGATGGAAATTGCTGACGAATATGACGATAAAATTGTCGATCGCTGGGGTGGTAAACGAGCCTTAGATCGCATTCATGCAGGTACGTTATCCAGTAACGGCTGGTCATTATAA